A window from Chiloscyllium punctatum isolate Juve2018m chromosome 3, sChiPun1.3, whole genome shotgun sequence encodes these proteins:
- the LOC140455365 gene encoding uncharacterized protein isoform X2 has product MMFRILGMLRVMMLALLVLGFHQISFSYVSLTVPESNNPQVIDTDVSSSVNCGDVDNQRQYRSSEIHLKSYGDGLGDGTWYNGLVTVHRAPVRPARNCPDKKCNPIYLTIRKTTWHKTILGGGTYEIQLNETFGIEMKANGKDFLGYCFRISVGQEKRVELLGNKIQSFTPPDDSKVVKFIEVKDLKQAIEIETGYGDANAWVEWVKYTVKSLNKSNCYACASGRPVAQVVSFPLGWKRDRKGMKCMIALYQDETAWNDRNCTSRSLMFPPLEKKDAKDPPLFSVAVGNHTSYVRRRGTSRSKDLGELKLCTEIKNVTETEKGGNYSALKVPRADLWWDCGGKILRPTLPPDWRGICAIVQLAIPFTLAFEKEKIVGKKGRGKRLLLDTSFDDRIYLDSAGVPRGLPDEFKARNQIAAGFESALFWWVIINKNVDWINYIFYNQQRFINYTRDAVKGISEQLDVTSRMAWENRMALGMILAGKGCVCVMLGGSCCTFIPNNTAPDGSITRALRGLTTLAEELAENSGVNTSLTGWLESWFGKWKGVVVSILTSLIVVVGVLVAIGCCIIPCIRGLTQRLIETALMKQMPLKGNQAEGLYRLNNEEMSETKMDEISGMMLANFGGDA; this is encoded by the coding sequence atgatgtttagaatactgggaatgcttagagttatgatgctagctctcttagtattgggatttcatcaaatatcattttcatatgtatcaTTAACTGTTCCTGAATCCAATAACCCACAAGTAATAGACACTGATGTAAGCAGCTCAGTAAATTGTGgagatgtagataatcagagacagtaccgcagttctgagatacatcttaagtcatatggggatggccttggggacggtacttggtataatggtcttgtcacagtacaccgggcccccgtCCGACCAGCTCGCAACtgtcccgataaaaagtgtaacccaatatacctaacaatAAGGAAAACCACCTGGCACAAAACAATCCTGGgtgggggcacctatgagatacaattaaatgaaacatttgggatagaaatgaaagcaaatgggaaggatttcttgggctattgttttcgaattagtgtaggacaggaaaaacgggtagaactactgggtaataagattcaatctttcacccctcccgatgattctaaagtagtaaaatttatagaggtaaaggacttgaaacaggccattgaaatagaaactgggtacggggatgcaaatgcctgggttgaatgggtaaagtatactgtaaaaagtctgaacaagagtaattgctatgcatgtgcctccggtcggccagtggcccaggtggtttcctttccactcgggtggaagcgagacaggaagggcatgaaatgtatgatagccctgtatcaggatgagactgcatggaatgataggaattgtacctcccgatctttgatgttccctcccttggagaagaaagatgcaaaagatCCCCCCCTGTTTTCCGttgcagttggaaatcacacatcgtatgtgcgtagacgaggtacaagtcggtcgaaagatttgggggagctgaaattatgtacagagattaagaatgtcaccgaaacagagaagggagggaactactcagcattaaaggttccccgagcggatctgtggtgggactgtgggggcaaaatattgagacccaccctccctccggattggagagggatatgtgcaattgtacaattggcaattccatttaccctggcatttgagaaggaaaagatagtagggaaaaagggaaggggtaagagattactgttagacacttctttcgatgacaggatttatctcgattcggcAGGAGTCCCTAGGGGATTACCggatgaattcaaggctcgtaaccagattgcagcaggctttgagtcagctctcttttggtgggtaataattaataaaaatgtagattggataaattacattttctataatcaacagcgatttataaattatacaagagatgcggttaaaggaatatcagaacagcttgatgtgacaagtagaatggcatgggaaaacagaatggcccttggtatgattctagcgggaaaagggtgtgtgtgtgtgatgttaggaggaagttgTTGCACCTTTATTCcaaataacactgcacctgatggttcaattactcgggccttaaggggattgactaccttagcagaggaactggctgagaattcaggagtaaatacatctctcacaggatggcttgaatcatggtttggaaaatggaagggggtggtggtttctatccttacttccctgatagtagtagtcggggtattagtggccattggctgttgtatcataccctgtatacgagggctcactcaaagactgattgaaacagccttgatgaaacagatgcccctaaaagggaatcaggctgaaggactttatcgactaaataatgaggagatgagtgagaccaagatggatgaaatctccggaatgatgcttgcgaatttcgGGGGTGATgcttaa
- the LOC140455365 gene encoding uncharacterized protein isoform X1: protein MPEETVQKRFTGGSQALRMSPRQGTKRLQDKFPARRTEPQQRAPELQIFSQTLNTYRRETLRQARKWESCANRLSTTYEQLQFLHECRKNRILPPCVRYRPPVNNPQARDTARQNGLRMIQVMITDAHSRLHKYRQEIARQKSLISKTTNQEWTRTTEQAVTIGQNRTTHRKKTALKEKTAKLTHKEEDTTTHTWVRNLSHRQLTDTERTILAKGLNYNHRDAKTADFLAALEYTLRNNGLTEKTQQTVRQSIVPLITRKRQTHNLNTKEREALKSLRNDKNIIILTTDKGRMTVILDKAEKMQKAQQLLADTNTYQKKEFDPTPQLPNRINNTLRNLQKNGQITRSDLQRMEPESNNTPRSYGLPKVHKPDITLRPIVSLPGTPSHKLAKELQQKLKHLISGSRQSIQSTQEFLDIIRNIHIDKEETMISFDVMALFTSIDTTLAKETIANLLDRHNRQQDVEPINKDGILKLQDLCLTTHFTFNTQIYKQINGTPMGSPISGLIAEAVMQRLEQTVLPQIQAKLWVRYVDDTVAIIKNTEIENTHQIINATLTGIRFTREEEKDNQLPFLDVMVQRTPNGEFTTKVYSKATHTDQVLNYESNHPNTHKRSCIRTLFKRAATHCSTPELPKEEEEPTYTKYSSKTYTLAISSTNA, encoded by the coding sequence atgccggaggaaacagtacagaagcgcttcacaggaggctcccaagcactgaggatgtcacctagacaggggacgaaacgtttgcaagacaaattcccagcacggcgaacagaaccacaacaacgagcacccgagctacaaatcttctcccaaactttgaacacctacaggcgagagacgctaagacaagcaaggaaatgggaatcctgtgccaaccgcctaagcaccacatacgaacaactccagttcctgcatgaatgccgaaagaatcgaatccttccaccatgtgtcagatacagaccaccagtcaacaatccacaagccagggacacagccagacagaatggactcaggatgatccaggtaatgattacagacgctcacagcagactacacaaatacagacaagaaattgcgcgccaaaaatcgttaatttcaaaaaccaccaatcaggaatggacccggaccacagaacaggccgtcaccataggacagaacaggaccacacaccgcaaaaaaacggcaTTGAAAGAAAAAACGGCCAAgctaacacacaaagaagaggacaccacaacacacacctgggttagaaacctctcccacagacagctcacagacacggaaagaacaatactggccaagggactcaactacaaccacagggatgccaagacagcagacttcctagcagcactagaatacacactcaggaacaatggactgacagaaaagacgcaacaaactgtgagacaaagtatcgtaccgctgataacaaggaaaagacaaacacataacctcaacacgaaggagagggaagcactaaaatcactaagaaacgataagaacataattatactcacaacagacaaaggcagaatgacggtcatcctggacaaagcagagaagatgcaaaaagcacaacaactacttgcggataccaacacctaccaaaagaaggagtttgaccccaccccacagctccctaataggataaacaacacactgaggaatctacaaaaaaatggacagataaccaggtctgacctacaaagaatggaacctgaaagcaacaacacccccagatcctatggactacccaaagtgcacaaaccagacatcacactcagacccatagtatcactaccagggacaccatcacacaaattggccaaagaactacagcagaaactgaaacacctgatcagcggatccagacaatctatacaatcgacacaggaattcttggacatcatcagaaatatacacatagacaaggaagaaactatgatctcattcgatgtaatggcactgttcacctccatcgacacaacactagccaaagaaacaatagccaacctgctggacagacataacagacaacaggatgttgaacctatcaacaaagacggcatacttaaactacaggacttgtgcctcacaacacatttCACATTCAACACCCAAatatacaaacaaatcaacggaacacccatgggctcaccgatctctggactcatagcagaagcagtaatgcaaaggttagaacaaacagtcttaccacaaattcaagccaaactctgggtcagatacgtggatgacaccgtTGCAATaattaaaaatacagaaatagagaacacacaccagatcatcaacgccacactcacaggaatccgattcactagagaggaagaaaaggacaaccaactcccattcctagacgtgatggtacagagaacaccgaacggagaattcaccacaaaggtatacagtaaagccacacacacagaccaagtcctaaactatgaaagcaaccaccccaacacacacaaacgaagttgcatcaggacactattcaaaagggccgcaacacactgcagcacaccagaactaccaaaagaggaagaggaacccacctatacaaagtattcgtcAAAAACgtataccctcgcaatttcatcaacaaatgcctaa